A portion of the Luteolibacter yonseiensis genome contains these proteins:
- a CDS encoding LamG-like jellyroll fold domain-containing protein — translation MKSLPVMIAGGLSLSLGAMAGTPGLNAPEAVGPFLNNAFPHAEPTGASDWTVQETFNGINIRLPMCLAPYPGTNRLICVAKEGRVYTFENDPAANTTHLFLDLSNIVFTDSDCGMTWLVFHPEFGQPGSPNRDYVYITYKWKPAGGNGNESYWRLARFTVTTGGNGLPVADPASEQILIQQYDQQQWHDSGCMVFGPEGYLYIGIGDEGGSNDQYNDGQKINDRLFSGILRIDVDKKAGSHPIRRQPLRHPATPAAWPDSYTANYTIPDSNPFVDAGGGNLEEFYAIGLRQPYRFSYDNVSGLMWLAESGQDTREELDIITAGANFGWPFREGSIARPTGPQPPVVPSPLIGTLKEPIWDASHATDACTVGGFVYRGTTHPALVGKYLTVDNVTSHIRAHTYDGTIATNDLLTDMPSGSVYSGTSTIGWDQAGEPIFVKINGTGTRGRYFKLATVPAATTRAGWFRFEDQAADNVSGYVADNPEHAAENTVARGVRLLADDDGEGASANVFYNEGSGLGPTGFPANTRGVHMAAGDADGWPGNLAGDLHTESKLGVINDFTVELSFRPAAGSLGGGYQCFIGLDGQTGTTPPADGEDGPALQPFRLMRWGRNDAGATTFPLANGDLFLNVRTINPATNTWTTVPLKVLPAGSFTGDTWYHLAIIGDVAAGTLTVFRHDAGSYTQIAQATGYVGNLQSGVWSVGRGFYNGNAADWVTGADFDEVRITDEALPPSKFLYGSQPVMPMIPVVDPPPLLSQTGAFSNLATLAPAPGVVPYTVNAPLWSDRAAKMRWIALPNDGAHDTPAEKIVFQPEENWKFPTGTVFIKHFELPVDDAAPSVHRRLETRFIIMPTEGEPFGFTYRWRPDGSDAELLPAGLDEQIDIATTDGGVRQETWTYPGRSDCRFCHNGNAGYILGVKTQQLNGDMTYPLTGRTANQLETLGALGWFDGSYRPDLVGWMLKSHNVAETTADLTERVRSYIDSNCSQCHQPGGVRAFFDARLTTPIERQGLIFGELETTYGDDLNRIIRPGDPGRSIMLRRMGSLAEIKMPPIAKHIVDQAAIQLMTDWINSLGTGPLVRLTGPATTTGPFAVDVRFTQEVTGLTVQDFDIRGGTATGLTGSGTDYVLSVATANVDQVKITLPADAARNAGNAGNYESNRYVQAVVEPPGVDPDGLLAWYRLDDASGTVAKDVSASGGHHGTLVGTTPPAWGAGNFNGGLVFNNSNRVEIPNIVGNDFSFSFWMKTSQGFPRADSGAQGASLFFCDTPGNASDFIIAGTRSSGATGSVNRITVMTGVNSATASIQNHGVTSVNDGQWKHIVVTRAKTSGEVRIYINGTLDKAGTGSTTTLVSNPVISIGATPGNPGASYVGGLDEIRIYNKVLSQAEITALLSGPPDPPAPTLAAASTAYDDWTKAWFPGIHHLQGDRTAGLDFDHDGITNFGEFAYGVNPQVHDGISVPLTRATPDGPVVLSYIALRDKSAAGYQVMVSDDLLGWTDAAPHIISSSAEPLAGTDYERVTVTYAPPPDGAGKQFFSIRAIQR, via the coding sequence ATGAAATCGTTGCCCGTGATGATCGCGGGCGGGCTTTCGCTTTCGCTCGGTGCGATGGCGGGCACGCCCGGCCTCAACGCTCCTGAGGCCGTCGGACCTTTCCTGAACAACGCGTTCCCCCATGCGGAGCCGACCGGTGCCAGCGATTGGACGGTGCAGGAGACCTTCAACGGCATCAACATCCGGCTGCCGATGTGTCTCGCGCCCTATCCCGGGACGAACCGGCTGATCTGCGTCGCGAAGGAAGGGCGGGTTTATACTTTTGAAAACGACCCGGCGGCGAACACGACGCATCTGTTCCTCGACCTGAGCAACATCGTTTTCACGGACAGCGACTGCGGGATGACGTGGCTGGTGTTCCACCCGGAGTTCGGCCAGCCGGGTTCGCCGAACCGCGACTACGTCTACATCACCTACAAGTGGAAACCCGCCGGGGGAAATGGCAACGAGTCCTATTGGCGGCTGGCGCGTTTCACCGTGACCACCGGCGGCAACGGCCTGCCGGTCGCGGATCCCGCCAGCGAGCAGATCCTCATCCAGCAGTACGACCAGCAGCAGTGGCATGACAGCGGGTGCATGGTCTTCGGTCCCGAGGGGTATCTTTATATCGGCATCGGTGACGAAGGCGGCTCGAACGACCAGTATAATGACGGCCAGAAGATCAACGACCGCCTGTTCTCCGGCATCCTGAGGATCGATGTGGACAAGAAGGCGGGCAGTCACCCGATCCGCCGTCAGCCCCTGCGCCACCCCGCGACGCCCGCCGCCTGGCCGGACAGCTACACCGCGAATTACACGATCCCGGATTCGAACCCGTTCGTGGATGCGGGCGGTGGAAACCTCGAGGAGTTCTACGCCATCGGCCTCCGCCAGCCCTACCGGTTTTCCTACGACAACGTGTCCGGCCTGATGTGGCTGGCGGAAAGCGGGCAGGACACCCGCGAGGAGCTGGACATCATTACGGCAGGGGCGAATTTCGGCTGGCCGTTCCGCGAGGGCAGCATCGCCCGGCCGACCGGGCCACAGCCGCCGGTGGTGCCGAGTCCGCTCATCGGGACGCTGAAGGAGCCGATCTGGGATGCCAGCCACGCCACCGACGCCTGCACGGTGGGAGGATTCGTCTATCGGGGCACCACCCATCCGGCGCTGGTGGGGAAATATCTCACGGTGGACAATGTCACCAGCCACATCCGCGCGCACACCTACGATGGCACCATCGCGACCAACGACCTGCTGACGGACATGCCGAGCGGCAGTGTTTACAGCGGGACATCCACCATCGGCTGGGATCAGGCGGGAGAACCGATTTTTGTGAAAATCAATGGCACGGGGACACGCGGGCGTTATTTCAAGCTGGCGACCGTCCCTGCGGCGACGACGCGCGCGGGCTGGTTCCGTTTCGAGGATCAGGCGGCGGACAATGTTTCGGGATACGTCGCGGACAATCCGGAGCACGCCGCGGAAAACACCGTGGCCCGGGGAGTGAGGTTGCTGGCGGATGACGACGGGGAGGGAGCCAGTGCGAACGTTTTTTACAATGAGGGCAGCGGCCTGGGCCCGACCGGATTTCCCGCCAACACGCGGGGTGTCCACATGGCGGCGGGGGATGCGGACGGATGGCCGGGCAATCTGGCGGGGGATCTGCACACGGAATCGAAGCTCGGGGTGATCAACGATTTCACCGTCGAGCTGAGCTTCCGGCCCGCGGCGGGTTCGCTCGGCGGAGGCTACCAGTGTTTCATCGGGCTGGACGGACAGACCGGCACCACACCACCGGCGGATGGTGAGGACGGTCCGGCGCTCCAGCCGTTCCGCCTCATGCGCTGGGGCCGGAACGATGCCGGTGCCACCACCTTTCCTCTCGCGAACGGGGATCTGTTCCTGAATGTGCGGACCATCAACCCGGCGACCAACACCTGGACCACCGTGCCGCTCAAGGTGCTGCCGGCCGGGTCATTCACCGGTGACACTTGGTATCACCTGGCGATCATCGGGGATGTGGCGGCTGGAACGCTCACCGTTTTCCGCCATGACGCGGGAAGCTACACCCAGATCGCCCAAGCCACCGGCTACGTCGGAAACCTGCAGTCCGGCGTGTGGTCGGTGGGGCGGGGATTTTACAATGGAAATGCGGCGGACTGGGTGACGGGCGCCGACTTCGACGAAGTCAGGATCACCGACGAAGCGCTGCCACCCTCCAAATTCCTCTATGGCAGCCAACCGGTCATGCCGATGATTCCGGTGGTGGACCCGCCGCCGTTGCTTTCGCAGACGGGAGCGTTTTCAAATCTCGCCACGCTGGCCCCCGCGCCGGGCGTGGTGCCCTACACGGTGAACGCGCCGCTGTGGTCGGATCGCGCGGCGAAGATGCGCTGGATCGCGCTGCCGAACGACGGCGCGCACGACACCCCGGCGGAGAAGATCGTTTTCCAGCCCGAGGAAAATTGGAAATTCCCGACCGGCACCGTTTTCATCAAGCACTTCGAACTACCGGTGGATGACGCGGCTCCGTCCGTCCACCGCCGTCTCGAAACCCGCTTCATCATCATGCCCACCGAGGGCGAGCCGTTCGGATTCACCTACCGCTGGCGGCCGGATGGCAGCGACGCGGAGCTGCTGCCCGCCGGGCTCGACGAGCAGATCGACATCGCCACCACGGACGGGGGAGTCCGCCAGGAAACGTGGACCTACCCGGGCAGGAGCGACTGCCGGTTCTGCCACAATGGCAACGCGGGCTACATCCTCGGCGTGAAAACCCAGCAGCTCAACGGCGACATGACCTACCCGCTCACCGGACGCACCGCGAACCAGCTTGAGACGCTCGGCGCGCTCGGGTGGTTCGATGGCTCCTACCGGCCGGACCTCGTCGGCTGGATGTTGAAAAGCCACAACGTCGCGGAGACAACGGCGGATCTCACCGAACGCGTCCGTTCCTACATCGATTCAAATTGTTCCCAGTGCCACCAGCCGGGCGGGGTGCGGGCCTTTTTCGACGCGCGGCTCACGACTCCCATCGAACGGCAGGGACTGATCTTCGGCGAACTCGAAACCACCTACGGCGACGACCTCAACCGCATCATCCGGCCTGGTGATCCGGGCCGTTCCATCATGCTGCGCCGAATGGGTTCGCTGGCGGAAATCAAGATGCCTCCCATCGCCAAGCACATCGTGGATCAGGCGGCGATCCAGCTCATGACGGATTGGATCAACAGCCTCGGCACCGGCCCTCTCGTCAGGCTGACCGGCCCGGCCACCACCACGGGGCCGTTCGCGGTGGACGTGCGTTTCACGCAGGAGGTCACCGGCCTCACGGTCCAGGACTTCGACATCCGGGGCGGCACCGCGACAGGATTGACCGGGAGCGGGACCGACTACGTGCTTTCGGTCGCTACCGCCAATGTGGATCAGGTGAAAATCACCCTGCCCGCGGACGCGGCTCGGAATGCGGGGAACGCCGGCAACTACGAGTCCAACAGGTACGTGCAGGCGGTGGTCGAGCCGCCGGGCGTCGATCCGGACGGACTGCTGGCCTGGTACCGGCTGGATGACGCCAGCGGCACCGTGGCCAAGGATGTTTCGGCGTCGGGCGGGCATCATGGAACGCTTGTCGGGACGACACCACCCGCGTGGGGTGCCGGAAATTTCAACGGCGGGCTTGTTTTCAACAACTCGAACCGGGTGGAGATCCCGAACATCGTCGGCAACGATTTCTCATTCTCCTTTTGGATGAAAACCTCACAGGGCTTCCCGAGAGCCGACTCGGGCGCGCAGGGAGCATCGCTGTTTTTCTGCGATACTCCGGGCAATGCCTCGGATTTCATCATCGCCGGCACGCGTTCGTCGGGGGCGACGGGGTCGGTCAACCGGATCACCGTGATGACCGGTGTGAACAGTGCGACGGCGTCCATCCAGAATCACGGAGTCACGAGCGTGAACGACGGCCAGTGGAAACATATCGTCGTGACCCGCGCGAAGACCTCCGGCGAGGTGAGGATTTACATCAACGGAACCCTGGACAAGGCGGGCACCGGCAGCACCACCACGCTGGTGTCGAATCCGGTGATCTCCATCGGCGCCACTCCGGGAAACCCCGGCGCCAGCTACGTCGGTGGTTTGGATGAGATCCGGATTTACAACAAGGTGCTTTCCCAAGCGGAAATCACGGCACTCTTGTCCGGACCACCGGACCCTCCCGCTCCGACGTTGGCCGCCGCGTCCACGGCCTACGACGACTGGACGAAGGCATGGTTCCCCGGCATCCATCATCTGCAGGGCGACCGGACCGCGGGCCTGGATTTCGATCACGACGGGATCACCAACTTCGGCGAGTTCGCCTACGGGGTGAATCCCCAGGTCCATGATGGCATCAGCGTTCCGCTGACCCGGGCCACACCGGACGGCCCGGTGGTGCTCAGCTACATCGCGCTCAGGGACAAGTCCGCCGCCGGATACCAGGTGATGGTGTCGGACGATCTTCTCGGCTGGACGGACGCCGCGCCGCACATCATCTCGTCATCCGCCGAGCCTTTGGCGGGGACCGACTACGAGAGGGTGACGGTCACCTACGCCCCCCCGCCGGACGGGGCCGGAAAACAGTTCTTCAGCATCCGGGCGATCCAGCGTTGA
- a CDS encoding TPM domain-containing protein → MKCPRCVQRIHRAAASCPHCGFTLADADANFGSEDVRLRCLTDSAGILRRGDRPTVEAAMEKISRRFPQIFVAVYTGSLGEVANIRQFGFWLLNRAAFEDVPVEKPNEAGILITIDPESKAAGMVFGYLLDPFLDESDTFDCLTRAHSHWLEGRYADGILRVISHLDVVLRKRSRQARRDPEHFERKAGLRARPGDVVRGIRAGHGHAAEEKAEEVHR, encoded by the coding sequence ATGAAATGTCCCCGTTGTGTCCAGCGCATCCACCGAGCCGCGGCGTCCTGCCCGCACTGTGGATTCACGCTCGCTGACGCCGATGCGAATTTCGGTTCGGAAGACGTTCGGCTCCGTTGTCTCACGGACAGCGCGGGGATTCTCCGCCGTGGCGACCGCCCGACGGTGGAGGCGGCGATGGAGAAGATTTCCCGCCGTTTCCCGCAGATTTTCGTCGCGGTTTACACCGGTTCGCTCGGTGAGGTCGCGAACATCCGGCAGTTCGGCTTCTGGCTGCTGAACCGCGCCGCGTTCGAGGACGTGCCGGTGGAGAAACCGAATGAAGCGGGCATTCTGATCACCATCGATCCCGAATCCAAGGCCGCGGGCATGGTTTTCGGCTATCTGCTCGATCCGTTTTTGGATGAGTCCGATACCTTCGACTGTCTCACCCGCGCCCACTCCCACTGGCTGGAGGGCCGCTATGCGGATGGCATTTTGCGCGTGATCTCCCACCTGGATGTCGTGCTCCGCAAGCGCAGCCGCCAGGCGCGGCGCGACCCGGAACACTTCGAGCGCAAGGCGGGCCTCCGCGCTCGTCCGGGGGACGTCGTGCGTGGCATCCGTGCGGGTCACGGCCACGCGGCGGAGGAGAAAGCGGAGGAGGTCCATCGGTGA